The genomic region GTGGAATAGTGTTTTTGCTCAAACTGAGATATCTGTAGAAGTTGCCACAGAAGTGATCCACTCCGCTCTTAAATTAAATGAAGGGGATGATTAAACCATGGTTTATTTAGGGATTATCGCGCTAGGCTTACTACATATATTAGATATATCAAGAATACAAAACAGAACTAGAAAATCTACAGTCATATACTTAACTATCGGATTTTTTTCTCTAACTATAGGGCTAATAAATTATTATGATGTTTTTGATAAGTCACCGCTAGAAATCGGTCTAGAAAAGTTTGAGTATTATACCAACTTGCTTTTAAAGTAAATCCTCAATCAATAAATGGCACTATGTTCAAACGTTCATTATATTTAGGGCAATCTATAACCCCCTAAAGAGGCACAGTACTGCTTTAGACACGAAAGGAACAGAGGTAATAGCAGCCCCTGTTCCTTACTAAAATTTCATTATACAGCTTTATTTGTGATTCTCTTTGTTTTAATTCGTTTAGCTACATAGTTCGCTAGGTCTAAAAGGCGGCAGGAATATCCCCACTCATTATCATACCAAGCAACTACCTTGACCATGTTTTTCCCTACTTTTATAGTGGAAAGTCCATCGACAATTGAAGATCTAGGATCTTTTTTGTAGTCAATAGAGACAAGTGGAGCTTCGCTATATCCTAAAACACCTTTCAGCTCAGACTCTGCTGCTTGTTTTAATTTTGCATTTACTTGCTCTACAGTTGCATCTGTTTTTAACTCAACTACTAAGTCCACCACCGAACCCACAGGGGTTGGAACGCGCATAGCCATACCGTTAAGCTTACCTTCCAAGCTAGGTATAACCTTAGCAACAGCCTTTGCAGCACCTGTCGTAGTTGGGATAATAGACTCACTAGCGCATCTAGCGCGACGTAAATCTTTATGGGGCATGTCCAGCACTCTTTGATCATTTGTAAAGGCATGTATTGTAGTCATTAGCCCCTGTTCTATTCCAAAAGATTCCTCCAATACTTTTGCAAAGGGAGCTAAACAATTAGTTGTACATGATGCATTTGATAGTATATGGTGCTTATGATGATCGTATTGTTCTTCATTTACTCCCATAACAACAGTTAAATCTTCTCCTGATTTAGCAGGAGCTGATAGTATAACCTTTTTAGCGCCACCTTCAAAATGTTTAGAAGCAGTTTCTTTTGTTAAAAAAACGCCTGTTGACTCGATTACAATCTCTACTCCCATCTCTCCCCATGGAATATCAGCAGGATCTCTGTAAGCTGTAAACTGAACTTTTTTATCATCAATGATTAAAGCATCCTCAGTGGCCGTAACTTCCTCATTCATAACACCATATAATGAGTCATACTTAAAGATATGTGCATGTTTTTCAGGACCTGATGTACTATTGATAGCAACTATTTCAATATCAGACTCCTGCTCTAGTGATGCTTTAAGTACCGCCTTACCAATTCTGCCAAACCCGTTAATTCCAACTTTTGTCTTCATATAATCACCTCATAGTAGATTTATATAAAATATCGCATACTAATTACCATATATCATTATATAGTATAACACATTTTCCATCAAGACCGATTTAATGTTTCATACTTTTTATTTATTTTAGGTGAATTAGTGTGTAACTTTTTTCACAGAATGGGACAGTTGGAAAGTTGGAAAGTTGGAAAAAATACCTGACAACGGCCTTTTTTTGAGTTAGGTTTTTTATAAAAACGACCCTAACTGGCCAGATTGCTTAGAAGTGCTCAGATTCTAGGCGCAGAAAAAATCCCAGGACCGCAGCGTATATATAATACGTCAGGGTCTGGGATTTTTTTTGCAACAACGAAGATGAGTGCTTATAAGCTATCTGGGTTTATTTAAGCTTTAGCTGCTCACTACCACCTTCATTTTTATCATCTTCAACTTTAACACCTACAACATGGACGTTTACTTCCACTACTGAAAGTCCTGTCATGTTTTCTACGCTTTGTTTAACCTCATCTTGAATGTTTTTTGTTACTTCCGGTATTTTTACTCCGTACTCCACTATGATATAAATATCTATCGCTGTTTCTGTCTCTCCTACGCTAACTTTTACACCTTTGGAAAGATTTTTACGACCGATCATTTCTGCTATTCCACCGGCTACTCCACCACTCATGCCAGCTATACCTTCAATGTTTGTGGCTGCAATACCAGCAATGACTGCTACAACTTCGTCGGCAATCCTAATTGAACCGTATCCTTCATTTACCAATAAGTTTTGCTCTTCCATCTTATTTGCACCTCCACATTTTATTCTAACTTTTTACATACTTCTCTAAGTATCTATTTTATTCAACATGAAGGTATATTATTCCTTCTTAACTATAAAATTCATTGGAGTTAAGTTTAATAATCTGTGGAAAACCGTGAGATATTTAAAATTACACCTATGCTAGCTAGTGTAATAAGGAGGGAGGTTCCTCCAAAACTTATAAGTGGCAATGTTAACCCAGTAGTAGGTAACATTGCAGTAGCTACCCCTATATTTATAAAAGCTTGAAATGATATCATTACTGTAAGTCCCATGGCCAAAAGGTAGCTAAACCTGTCAGGAGCAGAAGCAGCTATCTTAAACCCTCTCCAGGTGAAAAAACAAAACAATGCAATGACAAATGCTCCACCTAAAAAGCCGAATTCTTCAATTAAAATAGAGAATATAAAGTCTGTTTGACCTTCAGGTAAGTAGTCAAGCTTCTGTTTACTAGCTCCTAACCCAACCCCAGTTAAGCCACCGCCAACAATTGCATATAACGACTGGATGATTTGGTATCCTGATCCTAGGGGGTCAACCCAGGGATCCCAAAATACTGTCATCCTCTGTGCTCTATACGGAGCTAGCTTGGCGATTAACGGGATGCCAGCCAAACCTATTGCAGCAAGGGGAACTAAATGTTTTAGAGAAGCCCCTGCAATAAAAAGCATGATGCCTATAAATCCTATAATGGTCATTCCTGTGCCAAAGTCTGGCTGTTGCATAATTAGAGCAAACGTAACGCCTATAACAATCAGCAAAGGGAGTATGCCAGAAGAAAAGCTTTTAACTCGTTCGTCTCGTAACGATAAAAAATTTGCGGTAAATAACACCATGACAAATTTAGTTAAATCTGATGGCTGGAACCTCATAAAGCCTAAATTTATCCATCTAGTGGCTCCACCAACTGTATGACCAACACCAGGAATTAAAATAACCAGTAGAAATAAAAAGTTTATTAAAAATAACAGTTTGATGAGTTTTTTCCACTTCCAATAATTTAGGCGCATACATATGTACATTCCAATTAGCCCCACCATGGCAAAA from Proteinivorax hydrogeniformans harbors:
- the gap gene encoding type I glyceraldehyde-3-phosphate dehydrogenase, whose product is MKTKVGINGFGRIGKAVLKASLEQESDIEIVAINSTSGPEKHAHIFKYDSLYGVMNEEVTATEDALIIDDKKVQFTAYRDPADIPWGEMGVEIVIESTGVFLTKETASKHFEGGAKKVILSAPAKSGEDLTVVMGVNEEQYDHHKHHILSNASCTTNCLAPFAKVLEESFGIEQGLMTTIHAFTNDQRVLDMPHKDLRRARCASESIIPTTTGAAKAVAKVIPSLEGKLNGMAMRVPTPVGSVVDLVVELKTDATVEQVNAKLKQAAESELKGVLGYSEAPLVSIDYKKDPRSSIVDGLSTIKVGKNMVKVVAWYDNEWGYSCRLLDLANYVAKRIKTKRITNKAV
- a CDS encoding Asp23/Gls24 family envelope stress response protein, with protein sequence MEEQNLLVNEGYGSIRIADEVVAVIAGIAATNIEGIAGMSGGVAGGIAEMIGRKNLSKGVKVSVGETETAIDIYIIVEYGVKIPEVTKNIQDEVKQSVENMTGLSVVEVNVHVVGVKVEDDKNEGGSEQLKLK
- the ftsW gene encoding putative lipid II flippase FtsW, whose protein sequence is MTIRKKSPDFGLLLVTFILLAIGLVMVYSSTAVSAINTFGSSFYYLKRQVLFAMVGLIGMYICMRLNYWKWKKLIKLLFLINFLFLLVILIPGVGHTVGGATRWINLGFMRFQPSDLTKFVMVLFTANFLSLRDERVKSFSSGILPLLIVIGVTFALIMQQPDFGTGMTIIGFIGIMLFIAGASLKHLVPLAAIGLAGIPLIAKLAPYRAQRMTVFWDPWVDPLGSGYQIIQSLYAIVGGGLTGVGLGASKQKLDYLPEGQTDFIFSILIEEFGFLGGAFVIALFCFFTWRGFKIAASAPDRFSYLLAMGLTVMISFQAFINIGVATAMLPTTGLTLPLISFGGTSLLITLASIGVILNISRFSTDY